In Janibacter cremeus, a genomic segment contains:
- a CDS encoding OmpA family protein — MSAMNRGERRPGLGPALAGAASVAALVLSGLAVAAPAHAEDELPILGQSMAVSNQDTTETVRDVLITVHGVRRVEDATMVYWSVGFTPDSTGGDKFVLTAAFGNESELSPPRSGTTSMGDVAVVDLPGRKAYTTLYAGDTMYDCICQSLSNAVPDSPEPGTAYATAAALPPIPEDMDTVTLRVAGQLFPDIPVEEGKMTPTVDADEPIVAGMGWPEVDTEAINEVDDPSAFIVPLTTHSVVEDSAISERSEADSRSIDLSADVLFDVDKATLTGRAKKEIKAAAKSVKEADVSGKITVTGHTDSSGAEDYNQDLSERRAQSVAEALEPLLPSEVTIKTAGKGEGDPIATNGTVEGKALNRRVTITLPGAK; from the coding sequence ATGAGTGCGATGAACAGGGGAGAACGACGACCGGGCCTGGGCCCGGCGTTGGCTGGCGCGGCCTCCGTGGCCGCGCTCGTGCTGTCGGGGCTCGCCGTCGCGGCACCCGCACACGCCGAGGACGAGCTGCCGATCTTGGGACAGTCGATGGCGGTGTCCAACCAGGACACGACCGAGACCGTGAGGGATGTCCTGATCACCGTCCACGGTGTGCGCCGGGTCGAGGACGCGACGATGGTGTATTGGTCCGTCGGGTTCACCCCGGACTCCACTGGAGGCGACAAGTTTGTTCTGACCGCAGCCTTCGGCAACGAGTCGGAGTTGTCTCCTCCGCGGTCTGGGACCACGAGCATGGGCGACGTCGCGGTCGTCGATCTGCCCGGCAGGAAGGCCTACACCACCCTGTACGCCGGTGACACAATGTATGACTGTATCTGCCAGTCCTTGAGCAACGCCGTTCCGGATTCGCCGGAGCCTGGCACTGCCTATGCCACCGCAGCGGCTTTGCCGCCGATCCCCGAGGACATGGACACCGTCACCCTGAGGGTAGCGGGACAGCTGTTCCCCGACATCCCGGTCGAGGAGGGGAAGATGACCCCGACGGTGGACGCCGACGAGCCGATCGTGGCCGGGATGGGCTGGCCGGAGGTCGATACCGAGGCAATCAACGAGGTGGATGACCCCTCGGCGTTCATCGTGCCGCTGACCACCCACTCAGTCGTCGAGGACTCCGCCATCAGTGAGCGCTCCGAGGCCGACTCCCGCTCCATCGACCTATCGGCCGACGTCCTCTTCGACGTCGACAAGGCCACCCTGACCGGCAGGGCCAAGAAGGAGATCAAGGCCGCGGCGAAGTCGGTCAAGGAGGCGGACGTCAGCGGCAAGATCACCGTCACGGGTCACACCGACTCCAGCGGCGCCGAGGACTACAACCAGGACCTGTCCGAGCGGCGCGCGCAGTCCGTCGCCGAGGCCCTCGAGCCTCTCCTGCCCTCGGAGGTCACGATCAAGACCGCCGGCAAGGGCGAGGGCGACCCCATCGCCACCAACGGCACCGTCGAGGGCAAGGCCCTCAACCGCCGTGTGACGATCACCCTCCCGGGAGCCAAATGA